One region of Salvelinus sp. IW2-2015 linkage group LG1, ASM291031v2, whole genome shotgun sequence genomic DNA includes:
- the LOC111963101 gene encoding peroxisome proliferator-activated receptor delta isoform X2, with the protein MEGTRATILAPVRSDGPRRDRKRXVGGPVRKGGVCQNRTASPHGECTSDGEREPESALKELKPNPLSKGLGKWDTEGERGAEVSPEGEDVLCSWEMDSQDEEAQQQEKEEEKQKGSSNSHSTSNTDSPAPSSSCTDLSQTSSPSLSDQLFLGREEGTGAGINVECRICGDKASGFHYGVHACEGCKGFFRRTIRMKLEYERCERSCKIQKKSRNKCQYCRFQKCLLLGMSHDAIRYGRMPEAEKRKLVAGLLAGDXAPTTNPNGSDLKSLAKQVNNAYLKNLNMTKKKARSILTGKNSASPPFVIHDMDSLHQAENGLVWNQLINGTPPNKEIGVHVFYRCQCTTVETVRELTEFAKSIPGFVDLFLNDQVTLLKYGVHEAIFAMLPSLMNKDGLLVANGKGFVTREFLRSLRRPFSEIMEPKFEFAVKFNALELDDSDLALFVAAIILCGDRPGLMNFKQVEEIQDSILQALDQHLLGNHADSHYLFPKLLNKMADLRQLVTENAMLVQKIKKTESETSLHPLLQEIYKDMY; encoded by the exons ATGGAGGGCACCAGGGCCACCATCTTGGCGCCGGTCAGAAGCGACGGCCCTCGACGGGATCGGAAGCGGCYTGTCGGGGGTCCTGTAAGGAAGGGGGGTGTCTGCCAGAACAGGACCGCCTCCCCACATGGGGAGTGCACCTCGGACGGAGAGAGGGAGCCGGAGTCAGCCTTGAAGGAACTGAAACCAAACCCGCTGTCGAAGGGGCTGGGCAAATGGGATACTGAGGGGGAGCGAGGAGCGGAGGTGTCGCCTGAGGGGGAGGACGTCCTTTGCTCCTGGGAAATGGATTCTCAGGACGAGGAGGCGCAGcagcaggagaaagaggaggagaaacagaagggGAGTAGTAACAGCCACAGCACCTCCAATACGGATAGTCCTGCCCCCTCCAGCAGCTGCACAG ATCTGTCCCAGACGTCGTCTCCYTCGCTGTCGGACCAGCTCTTCCTGGGTCGAGAGGAAGGGACGGGGGCCGGGATCAACGTGGAATGTCGGATCTGTGGAGACAAAGCCTCGGGGTTCCACTACGGAGTACACGCCTGTGAAGGCTGCAAG GGCTTTTTCCGCCGGACCATCCGCATGAAGCTGGAGTACGAGCGCTGTGAGCGCAGCTGTAAGATCCAGAAGAAGAGCAGGAACAAGTGCCAGTACTGCCGCTTCCAGAAGTGCCTTCTGCTAGGCATGTCCCACgacg CGATCCGGTACGGCCGCATGCCGGAGGCGGAGAAGAGGAAGCTGGTGGCGGGCCTCCTGGCGGGAGATAKGGCTCCGACCACCAACCCCAACGGCTCGGACCTCAAATCCCTGGCCAAGCAGGTCAACAACGCCTACCTGAAGAACCTCAATATGACCAAGAAGAAAGCTCGCAGCATCCTCACCGGCAAGAATAGCGCCAGCCCG CCCTTCGTGATCCACGACATGGACTCGTTGCACCAGGCTGAGAACGGGCTGGTGTGGAACCAGCTGATCAACGGGACGCCGCCCAACAAGGAGATTGGGGTTCACGTGTTCTACCGCTGCCAGTGCACCACGGTGGAGACGGTCAGGGAGCTCACGGAGTTCGCCAAGAGCATCCCCGGCTTTGTAGACCTCTTCCTCAACGACCAG GTGACGCTGTTGAAATACGGTGTGCACGAGGCCATCTTCGCCATGCTTCCCTCGCTCATGAACAAGGATGGGCTGCTGGTGGCCAACGGGAAGGGCTTTGTGACCCGGGAGTTCCTGCGCAGCCTGCGGCGGCCCTTTAGCGAGATCATGGAGCCCAAGTTTGAGTTTGCCGTTAAGTTCAACGCCCTGGAGCTGGACGACAGTGACCTGGCCCTGTTTGTGGCCGCCATCATCCTCTGTGGAG accGTCCGGGGCTGATGAACTTCAAGCAGGTGGAGGAGATTCAGGACAGCATCCTGCAGGCCCTGGACCAGCACCTGCTGGGCAACCACGCTGACTCACATTACCTCTTCCCCAAGCTGCTCAACAAGATGGCCGACCTTCGCCAGCTGGTCACAGAGAACGCCATGCTGGTCCAGAAGATTAAGAAGACTGAGTCAGAGACCTCACTGCACCCGCTGCTGCAGGAGATCTACAAGGACATGTACTGA
- the LOC111963101 gene encoding peroxisome proliferator-activated receptor delta isoform X1: MEGTRATILAPVRSDGPRRDRKRXVGGPVRKGGVCQNRTASPHGECTSDGEREPESALKELKPNPLSKGLGKWDTEGERGAEVSPEGEDVLCSWEMDSQDEEAQQQEKEEEKQKGSSNSHSTSNTDSPAPSSSCTDLSQTSSPSLSDQLFLGREEGTGAGINVECRICGDKASGFHYGVHACEGCKGFFRRTIRMKLEYERCERSCKIQKKSRNKCQYCRFQKCLLLGMSHDAIRYGRMPEAEKRKLVAGLLAGDXAPTTNPNGSDLKSLAKQVNNAYLKNLNMTKKKARSILTGKNSASPVAYPYPFVIHDMDSLHQAENGLVWNQLINGTPPNKEIGVHVFYRCQCTTVETVRELTEFAKSIPGFVDLFLNDQVTLLKYGVHEAIFAMLPSLMNKDGLLVANGKGFVTREFLRSLRRPFSEIMEPKFEFAVKFNALELDDSDLALFVAAIILCGDRPGLMNFKQVEEIQDSILQALDQHLLGNHADSHYLFPKLLNKMADLRQLVTENAMLVQKIKKTESETSLHPLLQEIYKDMY, translated from the exons ATGGAGGGCACCAGGGCCACCATCTTGGCGCCGGTCAGAAGCGACGGCCCTCGACGGGATCGGAAGCGGCYTGTCGGGGGTCCTGTAAGGAAGGGGGGTGTCTGCCAGAACAGGACCGCCTCCCCACATGGGGAGTGCACCTCGGACGGAGAGAGGGAGCCGGAGTCAGCCTTGAAGGAACTGAAACCAAACCCGCTGTCGAAGGGGCTGGGCAAATGGGATACTGAGGGGGAGCGAGGAGCGGAGGTGTCGCCTGAGGGGGAGGACGTCCTTTGCTCCTGGGAAATGGATTCTCAGGACGAGGAGGCGCAGcagcaggagaaagaggaggagaaacagaagggGAGTAGTAACAGCCACAGCACCTCCAATACGGATAGTCCTGCCCCCTCCAGCAGCTGCACAG ATCTGTCCCAGACGTCGTCTCCYTCGCTGTCGGACCAGCTCTTCCTGGGTCGAGAGGAAGGGACGGGGGCCGGGATCAACGTGGAATGTCGGATCTGTGGAGACAAAGCCTCGGGGTTCCACTACGGAGTACACGCCTGTGAAGGCTGCAAG GGCTTTTTCCGCCGGACCATCCGCATGAAGCTGGAGTACGAGCGCTGTGAGCGCAGCTGTAAGATCCAGAAGAAGAGCAGGAACAAGTGCCAGTACTGCCGCTTCCAGAAGTGCCTTCTGCTAGGCATGTCCCACgacg CGATCCGGTACGGCCGCATGCCGGAGGCGGAGAAGAGGAAGCTGGTGGCGGGCCTCCTGGCGGGAGATAKGGCTCCGACCACCAACCCCAACGGCTCGGACCTCAAATCCCTGGCCAAGCAGGTCAACAACGCCTACCTGAAGAACCTCAATATGACCAAGAAGAAAGCTCGCAGCATCCTCACCGGCAAGAATAGCGCCAGCCCGGTAGCGTATCCATAT CCCTTCGTGATCCACGACATGGACTCGTTGCACCAGGCTGAGAACGGGCTGGTGTGGAACCAGCTGATCAACGGGACGCCGCCCAACAAGGAGATTGGGGTTCACGTGTTCTACCGCTGCCAGTGCACCACGGTGGAGACGGTCAGGGAGCTCACGGAGTTCGCCAAGAGCATCCCCGGCTTTGTAGACCTCTTCCTCAACGACCAG GTGACGCTGTTGAAATACGGTGTGCACGAGGCCATCTTCGCCATGCTTCCCTCGCTCATGAACAAGGATGGGCTGCTGGTGGCCAACGGGAAGGGCTTTGTGACCCGGGAGTTCCTGCGCAGCCTGCGGCGGCCCTTTAGCGAGATCATGGAGCCCAAGTTTGAGTTTGCCGTTAAGTTCAACGCCCTGGAGCTGGACGACAGTGACCTGGCCCTGTTTGTGGCCGCCATCATCCTCTGTGGAG accGTCCGGGGCTGATGAACTTCAAGCAGGTGGAGGAGATTCAGGACAGCATCCTGCAGGCCCTGGACCAGCACCTGCTGGGCAACCACGCTGACTCACATTACCTCTTCCCCAAGCTGCTCAACAAGATGGCCGACCTTCGCCAGCTGGTCACAGAGAACGCCATGCTGGTCCAGAAGATTAAGAAGACTGAGTCAGAGACCTCACTGCACCCGCTGCTGCAGGAGATCTACAAGGACATGTACTGA